The Bacillota bacterium genome includes the window TAAAGGATTCTGTTAGAAACATGGCTTATATAACAATTGGGACTGGCATAGGATGCGGATTAATTTTAAACGGTTCACTTTTCACAGGAGAGAACGGTTTTGCAGGAGAATTGGGGCATATATATATGGGCTATGCAAGCAATGACAGCATGTGCAGCTGTGGGAATCAATCATGTTTTCAAGCGGTTGCTTCAGGTCCGGCTGTGCTAAAGAAATACAATTCTGTTGCCAAAACTCGTTTGATGTCATTGGAGCAAGTCCACAGGAAATACTTATATGGTGATCCCATTGCCGCAAAGTGTTTGTCTGACATGATAGATTGTATTTCAGGGGTTATATATAACCTTGCTATGTGTTTGGATATTCCGCTTTTTATAATGGGGGGTGGAGTAAGCAATATGGGAACAAACCTGATATCGCAAATTGAGAAAAAAGCAAATGAGCGCCTAGAATTTTTCGAACGCAGAATATCTGTTAAACAGGCGCATTTTGGAGAATTTAGCGGGGTATATGGAGCTTTGCAACTGCTTAAAAACTATTACTCATGGGGAAAGGAGAATAACCTATGAGCAGGAAAAGGATAGCAGTCATCAATGGGCCTAATATAAATATGCTGGGTAACAGGGAAGTCCGAATTTATGGGACAGAAAGCTGGAATTCAATTGAGAAAAAGGTTGAAGCTATCGGGAAACAAATAAATGCTGAATTGATATTCTACCAGTCGAATTATGAGGGAGACATTGTTAATTTTATTCAGCAAAATATCGACAAACTGTCCGGAGTAGTTATTAATCCTGCAGCTTTATCAAAAACAGGGTATTCGATACTGGATGCACTTAACGCTCAAGGAACGCCATATGTGGAAGTACATTTGTCAAACATTGTTGCCAGGGGCGGGTGGCATTCCGAGTCTATATTTACCGAAAACGCAGTAGGTTTTATTATGGGACTTAAAGGTTATGTTTATGAATTAGGTTTATTAGCAATAAATCATTATTTAGAGGAGAAAGGAGAATAAATATGGAAAAATTAGCAATTAAGGGGGGCATAAAAACGAAAACAAAGCCTTTTCCGAAATGGCCGTATTCAAACGAACGGGAACTCGAGTTAGTGGGAGAAGTGCTTTCAAGTGGAAACTGGTGGCGAATGACAGGAGATAAAGTAAAGACCTTTGAACGAAATTTTGCAGCTCTTCATGATGTTAAATATTGCTTGGGAGTGACCAATGGAACACATGCCATTGAGCTTGCTTTAACGACTCTGGGCATTAAGAGAGGAGACGAGGTTATTGTTCCTGCTGTAACCTTTATATCAACAGGGTCTGCAGTAATTTATTCAAACGCAACTCCAGTGTTAGTCGATATCGATCTTGAAACTTATTGCATGAATCCCGACGCATTTGAAAAAGCAATTACACCAAGAACAAAAGCAGTCATTCCAGTACATATGGCAGGTCATTCATGTGATATGGAAAAAATCTGTGCAATAGCTAAAAAGCATAACATCAGAGTTATTGAGGATGTCGCGCATGGGCATGGCGGTCAATGTAATGGAAAGATGCTTGGGTCATTTGGTGATATTTCTATCTTTAGCTTTCAAAACGGAAAAATCATGACATGCGGGGAAGGTGGCGCTATTATTACGAATGATGAGGAACTATATAAGAGGGCATATTTGATTCATGGAGTTGGACGTCCTGAAAATGACCGAGTATATGAGCATAGGGTTCTCGGCTCTAATTATCGTATGAATGAGTTCCAAGCTGCTATTCTAATAGCACAGCAGGAACGATTAAATGATATGAATAAAAAGAGGGACAGAAATGCGCTGCTGCTAGATTCACTATTGGCTGATGTAGACGGAATTAAGCCGCAAGCGCGTAAAGAGTATGCGACACTCATCACTCATTACATGTACATGTTTTATTATGACTCGAATTATTTTAATGGGCTTTCTCGGAAAGATTTTGTGGACTATCTGATTGCAGAAGGGATACCAGCATTTATTTGCTTCCCTGTATTATCCGATACAACTTTTTTCAAAAACAATGATTTCCATGGCCGCATTGATGAATTTGAACAATCCATATCAAATGACTTATCAAACGCAAAAAATGTTGCCGCTAATGTTGTATGGCTTCCCCATTATACGTTACTCGGTGATGAACAGGACATTATTGAGATTGCCAGTGCGATTAAGAAGATTCAAAGAGCTGTAAATATGAAATGAGGCAAATATAATGTTTAGAAATATTATTTTTGATTTTAACGGAGTTATCATTAATTCCCATGATGTTCAGGTCAAAGCTCTTACAGAATCGTACAGAGCTGTTTGTGGTAAAGGCGTACCTCCATATGATGAGTTTTTTCGGCTCTGTGGGGATAGCTTGGCAAACATTTTTAAGCAACTCAATTTGCCATCATCCATGATTCCAATTTATCAGCAAGTAAGCAGGGAAAATATTCATTTGATTAGAATTCATGACGGAATGTTTGAATTATTACAAAAACTGAATGAGATTGGTTACAATTGTGCTTTGTGTACTGGAAAAGAACGAAGTCGGACAATGGAAATACTCAAGCACTTCAATTTAGAAGATTTTTTCCGGATTGTTGTTTGTTCAGATGACGTACAAAATCCTAAACCGCATCCTGAAAGCTTACTGCTGATTATGGAAAAATTAAATGCATCAAAAGATGAGGTAGTAATGGTTTGCGATGGTATAAATGATATTATGGCCGCAAAAAATGCAGGGATAAAATCAATTGCTGTCACATGGGGGGATATTTGCAGGGATGTGTTGATTGAAAGCCAACCAACATATCTGGTAGACAATGTTTTAGAATTAATTATTAAGATAGGTATCGGGAGTGGCAATAGTGAATAGATTAAAGGTAAATTTAGCGCAATCTGGATATGAAATCGTTATACATGATAATTTTTCGGAAATATCTAATGAAATTAAACCATTATGGTCAGGGGAAAAGATAATTATCATTACTGACGATATTGTCGGAAAGTTATATTTATGCCCATTGGTTTCGGAGTTGAGTAAAATATGTTCTGTGATTTATTCATTTACATTGCCCAATGGGGAAGGCAGCAAGAGTATTGAAACACTGAACCGTATTTATGATTTTATGTTATCAAAGCGTGTTGACAGGTCTGATTTGATTGTAGCATTAGGAGGCGGAGTGGTTGGAGATGTTGCCGGCTATGCAGCGGCAACGTATTTAAGGGGAATAGCTTTTATCCAGGTTCCTACCACACTATTGGCACAGATTGATAGCAGTGTTGGGGGAAAGGTCGCTATTAATTACCAAGGTTATAAAAATATGATTGGCTCTTATTATCAGCCATTGCTTGTGTACATTAATATCAGCGTATTGAAGACACTACCTGAAAGAGAGTTTAAATGCGGATTGGTTGAAGCTGTGGTTCATGCGTTGATAGCTGATGCAAGTTTGCTGCAATACATGCATGAATATGTTAAAGATGTTGATACTTTAAAACAATGTAAAATAGAAGAGTTCATCTACAGGAATTGTAAAATTAAAGCAGAGATAGTTGAAAAGGATGAGAAGGATAAGGGGATTCGCAAGATATTGAATTTTGGGCATACAGTAGGTCATGCAATTGAAGGATTGTACGGATATGAATACAAGCATGGCGAATGTGTTGCAATAGGTATTGTGGCAGCATTTAAACTGAGCGTCTATTTTAAACTTATCAGTGAGGAAAAATTATGCTATATAAAAGCAGTATTAAGCAGTTTGGGGCTTCCTTTACATATTGATGGTCTTAATTGGATTTCCGTTGTAAAAAGGATTGTTTTTGACAAGAAAGCTTTGTCGGATAAGGTTACTTTCATTTTGCCTATTGATA containing:
- the aroB gene encoding 3-dehydroquinate synthase; protein product: MNRLKVNLAQSGYEIVIHDNFSEISNEIKPLWSGEKIIIITDDIVGKLYLCPLVSELSKICSVIYSFTLPNGEGSKSIETLNRIYDFMLSKRVDRSDLIVALGGGVVGDVAGYAAATYLRGIAFIQVPTTLLAQIDSSVGGKVAINYQGYKNMIGSYYQPLLVYINISVLKTLPEREFKCGLVEAVVHALIADASLLQYMHEYVKDVDTLKQCKIEEFIYRNCKIKAEIVEKDEKDKGIRKILNFGHTVGHAIEGLYGYEYKHGECVAIGIVAAFKLSVYFKLISEEKLCYIKAVLSSLGLPLHIDGLNWISVVKRIVFDKKALSDKVTFILPIDIGKVIDYEVSLDNLENIFSSYDI
- a CDS encoding 3-dehydroquinate dehydratase produces the protein MSRKRIAVINGPNINMLGNREVRIYGTESWNSIEKKVEAIGKQINAELIFYQSNYEGDIVNFIQQNIDKLSGVVINPAALSKTGYSILDALNAQGTPYVEVHLSNIVARGGWHSESIFTENAVGFIMGLKGYVYELGLLAINHYLEEKGE
- a CDS encoding HAD family hydrolase — protein: MFRNIIFDFNGVIINSHDVQVKALTESYRAVCGKGVPPYDEFFRLCGDSLANIFKQLNLPSSMIPIYQQVSRENIHLIRIHDGMFELLQKLNEIGYNCALCTGKERSRTMEILKHFNLEDFFRIVVCSDDVQNPKPHPESLLLIMEKLNASKDEVVMVCDGINDIMAAKNAGIKSIAVTWGDICRDVLIESQPTYLVDNVLELIIKIGIGSGNSE
- a CDS encoding DegT/DnrJ/EryC1/StrS family aminotransferase, which encodes MEKLAIKGGIKTKTKPFPKWPYSNERELELVGEVLSSGNWWRMTGDKVKTFERNFAALHDVKYCLGVTNGTHAIELALTTLGIKRGDEVIVPAVTFISTGSAVIYSNATPVLVDIDLETYCMNPDAFEKAITPRTKAVIPVHMAGHSCDMEKICAIAKKHNIRVIEDVAHGHGGQCNGKMLGSFGDISIFSFQNGKIMTCGEGGAIITNDEELYKRAYLIHGVGRPENDRVYEHRVLGSNYRMNEFQAAILIAQQERLNDMNKKRDRNALLLDSLLADVDGIKPQARKEYATLITHYMYMFYYDSNYFNGLSRKDFVDYLIAEGIPAFICFPVLSDTTFFKNNDFHGRIDEFEQSISNDLSNAKNVAANVVWLPHYTLLGDEQDIIEIASAIKKIQRAVNMK
- a CDS encoding ROK family protein, translating into MSYIGLDIGGSNVRFAVTNDWNLNNLEYNKKPFVRSGNPQNEVEENICSIIDDVSDCVEGLSISLAAVMDRSRKKVKIWPNNPSWNHYDLVQHLNSRYNVPIVIEDDANCGAICEYYFLKDSVRNMAYITIGTGIGCGLILNGSLFTGENGFAGELGHIYMGYASNDSMCSCGNQSCFQAVASGPAVLKKYNSVAKTRLMSLEQVHRKYLYGDPIAAKCLSDMIDCISGVIYNLAMCLDIPLFIMGGGVSNMGTNLISQIEKKANERLEFFERRISVKQAHFGEFSGVYGALQLLKNYYSWGKENNL